Proteins from a single region of Lysinibacillus sp. JNUCC-52:
- a CDS encoding Na+/H+ antiporter subunit D, translated as MSNMIVLPLIVPVITAILLVFLRENVLLQRIVSLCTFGFVVIISVVLMLEVHQQGVMRIDFSGWIPPFGILFVADSFAVLLVLVANIVAAICLIYAFFTIGEHYEKMYFYPFVLLMVAGVNGSFLTGDIFNLFVCFEVMLLASYALISLGGGKIQLREALKYVLINIVASWIFLVALAFLYGTVGTLNMAHISLRVMEAGADPLITTVGLVFLIVFSLKAGLLLFFWLPGSYSVPPTAIATLFAALLTKVGIYALVRTFTLLFTTNTDVTHTTLSIMAGLTIIAGCMGALAGRDVRTIASYNVLIGVGFIVAGLAIGTESALQGVTYYLMHDMVVKAMLFLAVGMMIYVTGETIIDRMSGLIRNYPFFGWLFFIMMCSLAGIPPLSGFMGKVLIGQGAIEGGNFVLLGLGFFSSLIVLYSLLRIFLSSFFGETIISIEDEKPLPKRVVLPLTLLAVCTIGLGIGAEFMAPYVKDAAETLHTPSIYIDAVLNGENWQGEVNK; from the coding sequence ATGAGTAACATGATCGTTTTACCATTAATCGTGCCGGTTATTACGGCCATTTTGCTAGTGTTTTTAAGAGAAAATGTTTTGTTACAACGCATTGTGAGTCTATGTACATTTGGTTTTGTTGTAATTATAAGTGTCGTCCTTATGCTTGAAGTTCATCAACAAGGTGTAATGCGTATTGATTTTAGTGGCTGGATACCGCCATTTGGGATACTCTTTGTTGCCGATTCTTTTGCAGTACTGCTTGTTTTAGTAGCGAATATTGTCGCAGCAATTTGTCTAATATACGCGTTCTTTACAATTGGCGAGCACTACGAAAAAATGTACTTTTATCCTTTTGTACTTTTGATGGTAGCTGGGGTAAATGGTTCCTTTTTAACAGGCGATATATTTAATTTGTTTGTGTGCTTTGAAGTCATGCTACTAGCCTCTTATGCACTTATTAGCTTAGGTGGTGGCAAAATACAGCTGCGAGAAGCGCTAAAATATGTCCTTATTAATATTGTTGCTTCATGGATCTTTTTAGTGGCATTAGCTTTTTTATATGGAACGGTCGGGACGTTGAATATGGCCCATATTTCCTTACGTGTTATGGAAGCTGGAGCTGATCCACTCATTACAACAGTAGGACTTGTGTTCTTGATTGTTTTCAGCTTAAAAGCTGGTTTACTTCTATTCTTCTGGTTGCCAGGTTCATATAGTGTACCACCAACAGCTATTGCTACATTATTTGCCGCGTTATTAACGAAAGTTGGTATATATGCGCTTGTTCGTACATTTACACTATTATTTACAACGAATACAGATGTAACACATACAACCCTCAGTATTATGGCAGGATTAACGATAATTGCAGGTTGTATGGGGGCACTTGCTGGAAGAGATGTCAGAACAATTGCTTCATACAACGTGCTAATTGGTGTAGGTTTTATAGTTGCGGGACTTGCTATCGGTACGGAATCTGCCTTGCAAGGTGTAACATACTATTTAATGCATGACATGGTCGTAAAGGCTATGCTGTTTTTAGCTGTTGGAATGATGATTTATGTAACGGGTGAAACTATTATAGATAGAATGAGTGGACTTATTCGAAATTATCCCTTTTTCGGATGGTTATTCTTTATCATGATGTGCTCACTCGCTGGAATTCCACCATTAAGTGGATTTATGGGCAAGGTATTAATTGGACAAGGAGCTATAGAGGGAGGAAATTTTGTCCTTCTAGGATTAGGTTTCTTTTCCAGCTTAATAGTTCTCTACTCACTCCTACGCATTTTTCTTTCATCCTTTTTTGGTGAAACTATTATTAGTATTGAAGATGAAAAGCCACTACCTAAGCGAGTAGTGTTGCCATTGACTTTACTAGCTGTTTGCACAATCGGTTTAGGCATTGGCGCTGAATTCATGGCACCATATGTTAAGGATGCGGCAGAAACGCTTCACACACCCTCTATTTATATTGACGCAGTGTTGAACGGCGAAAATTGGCAAGGTGAGGTGAATAAGTAA
- a CDS encoding Na(+)/H(+) antiporter subunit C has translation MESLILILIGVLVAVATYLILSKQLLRVILGTAVLSHAAHLLILTMGGLKKGDVPLIGESPGPYADALPQALILTAIVISFAVTAFVLVLGYRAYKTNGTGEFDELRGTSDE, from the coding sequence ATGGAGTCTTTAATTTTAATATTAATTGGTGTGTTAGTTGCTGTAGCGACGTACCTAATCCTCTCAAAGCAATTATTACGTGTGATTCTAGGAACAGCAGTACTTTCACATGCTGCGCATTTACTTATTTTAACGATGGGCGGTCTGAAAAAAGGGGATGTACCACTCATTGGTGAATCACCAGGTCCATACGCAGATGCGCTTCCACAAGCATTGATTTTAACGGCTATCGTGATTAGCTTTGCCGTGACAGCATTTGTGCTAGTACTTGGCTATCGTGCCTATAAAACAAACGGCACTGGGGAATTCGATGAATTGAGAGGTACGTCTGATGAGTAA
- a CDS encoding Na(+)/H(+) antiporter subunit B, which translates to MKINDVILRTITKAVVFIILTLGIYLFFAGHHAPGGGFIGGLVLASAIVLLYLAYDIETVHKGMPFDFKKVAALGVLLATGTAIGSLFFDVPFLSQTYTYIDVPIFGKMGFSTVTIFEAGVALTVVGVVVTIILSISEDE; encoded by the coding sequence ATGAAAATTAATGACGTTATTTTACGTACTATTACAAAGGCTGTCGTATTTATTATTTTAACGCTTGGTATTTACTTATTCTTTGCTGGGCACCATGCTCCTGGTGGTGGCTTTATAGGGGGTCTAGTGCTTGCTTCCGCAATAGTACTGCTATATTTAGCTTACGATATTGAAACAGTGCACAAAGGGATGCCATTTGATTTTAAAAAGGTAGCTGCGCTAGGGGTATTATTAGCGACAGGTACGGCCATCGGTTCATTGTTTTTTGATGTGCCATTCTTATCTCAAACATATACGTATATTGATGTTCCTATATTTGGAAAAATGGGCTTTTCAACTGTTACTATTTTTGAGGCTGGTGTGGCATTAACGGTTGTAGGCGTTGTTGTAACAATTATTTTAAGTATAAGTGAGGATGAATAG
- a CDS encoding Na+/H+ antiporter subunit A — protein sequence MVTVLIAILLPFVCAALIPLLYRRLRRVVHLGWFVLSVPIILFILLARYIPQIAEGKTFIHTYEWIPSFDINFTTYLDGLSIIFGLLITGVGSLVILYSIFYLSTKESLHHFYCYLLLFMGAMLGVVFSDNLMVLYTFWELTSVSSFLLIAFWHHRKASRAGARKAMTITVFGGLSMLAGFLMLYVASGTFSIRDIVANVEVIRDHSLFVPALLLILVGAFTKSAQFPFHIWLPDAMEAPTPVSAYLHSATMVKAGIYLVARFSPVFGGEAIWFWLVSGIGLLTLFWGSFNAVRQTDLKALLAFSTVSQLGLIMSLFGLGSVGHYFGYAESSIIYTQASFAALFHLINHSTFKGALFMMVGIVDHEVGTRDIRRLGGLMALMPVTFTIAVIGGLSMAGLPPFNGFLSKEMFFTAVLQIREVGIFSMDSWGVLFPIVAWVASIFTFVYSMILIAHTFFGKLQPAKLDKKPHEAPIGMLLSPIVLCLLVVAIFFFPNVLGHYILEPAMASIYPTFPSASELTPHISAWHGVNPELLMTAGVIIIGIILFKTLKSWKPLYRVFSPNYTFNTYYNRLIEFSEKSSMKLTNRYMSGNLTHYFVYIYVFFVALIAGYFIWSDAMAFEFAKDSPVESYELILVFVMMFAAIWMIFAKGRITAMLLNGVLGYSIAFFFVIFRAPDLALTQLVVESVTTALFLLCFKYLPDLMPEKSRTRVKLSNAVIAIFVGATVTLVGLAVVHYDRFETVALYFNDAYDLAGGSNIVNTILGDFRAFDTMLEVVVLLIAGLGVYTLTKLKPRKKEADHEN from the coding sequence TCCTCAAATTGCCGAGGGTAAAACATTTATTCATACATATGAGTGGATTCCCTCTTTTGATATAAACTTCACGACATATCTCGACGGGCTCAGCATTATTTTTGGTTTGCTGATTACAGGTGTAGGTAGTTTAGTTATTTTATATTCAATTTTTTATTTGTCAACGAAAGAATCTCTTCATCATTTTTACTGCTACTTATTACTTTTCATGGGCGCTATGCTCGGCGTCGTCTTTTCAGATAATTTAATGGTGCTGTATACATTTTGGGAATTAACAAGTGTATCTTCATTTTTGTTAATTGCATTTTGGCATCATCGTAAAGCTTCACGTGCTGGTGCACGAAAAGCAATGACTATTACTGTATTCGGTGGTCTATCTATGCTTGCGGGTTTTCTAATGCTATATGTAGCATCGGGAACATTTAGTATTCGTGACATCGTAGCTAATGTTGAGGTAATTCGAGATCATTCATTATTCGTTCCAGCGCTTTTGTTAATTTTAGTAGGTGCGTTTACTAAATCAGCACAATTTCCTTTTCATATTTGGTTGCCAGATGCGATGGAGGCCCCAACACCTGTTAGTGCCTACCTTCACTCAGCTACAATGGTAAAAGCAGGGATTTATTTAGTTGCTCGCTTTTCTCCAGTATTTGGAGGTGAGGCTATCTGGTTCTGGCTCGTTAGTGGCATTGGTCTTTTAACATTGTTCTGGGGATCGTTCAATGCTGTACGTCAAACAGATTTAAAGGCATTACTGGCATTTTCAACAGTTAGTCAGCTCGGCTTAATTATGAGCTTATTTGGACTTGGCTCCGTAGGGCATTATTTTGGTTATGCTGAAAGTTCCATTATTTATACACAGGCGAGCTTTGCTGCATTGTTCCACCTTATTAATCACTCCACATTTAAAGGGGCATTATTCATGATGGTCGGTATTGTCGATCATGAAGTTGGAACACGCGATATCCGTCGTCTCGGTGGTTTAATGGCGTTAATGCCCGTGACATTTACTATAGCTGTCATAGGCGGATTATCAATGGCGGGGTTACCACCATTTAATGGTTTCCTAAGTAAGGAGATGTTCTTTACTGCAGTATTGCAAATTCGTGAGGTCGGTATCTTTTCTATGGATAGTTGGGGTGTGTTATTCCCTATTGTGGCATGGGTCGCAAGTATTTTTACGTTTGTTTACAGCATGATTTTAATTGCTCATACCTTTTTCGGTAAATTACAGCCTGCTAAGTTGGACAAAAAGCCACATGAAGCACCGATTGGGATGCTCCTTTCGCCAATCGTACTTTGTTTATTAGTAGTGGCAATTTTCTTCTTTCCAAACGTCCTTGGCCATTATATTTTAGAGCCTGCAATGGCAAGTATTTACCCAACATTCCCATCTGCTAGTGAGTTAACACCACATATTTCTGCATGGCACGGTGTTAATCCTGAATTGTTAATGACCGCTGGCGTAATTATTATCGGTATTATTTTATTTAAAACATTAAAAAGCTGGAAGCCACTATATCGTGTCTTTTCACCAAACTATACATTCAATACTTACTATAATCGCCTTATAGAGTTCAGTGAAAAAAGCTCTATGAAGCTTACTAATCGTTATATGTCAGGCAATTTAACACACTATTTTGTTTATATATATGTATTTTTTGTCGCGCTCATTGCAGGATATTTTATATGGTCTGATGCAATGGCATTTGAATTTGCAAAGGACTCCCCAGTAGAGTCCTATGAGCTCATATTAGTATTTGTGATGATGTTTGCTGCAATATGGATGATCTTTGCAAAGGGACGTATCACAGCTATGCTATTGAACGGCGTTCTTGGCTATTCAATCGCATTCTTCTTCGTCATTTTCCGAGCACCTGATTTAGCACTTACGCAACTCGTTGTTGAATCCGTGACAACAGCATTATTCCTGTTATGTTTTAAATATTTACCGGATTTAATGCCTGAAAAGTCACGCACAAGAGTCAAGTTATCAAATGCTGTTATTGCCATTTTTGTAGGGGCTACAGTGACATTAGTTGGCTTAGCTGTCGTGCATTATGACCGTTTTGAGACGGTCGCACTGTACTTTAACGATGCTTATGACTTAGCGGGTGGATCGAATATTGTTAACACAATTTTAGGGGATTTTCGTGCGTTTGATACGATGCTAGAGGTTGTCGTTCTTTTAATTGCTGGCTTAGGCGTGTACACGCTAACAAAGCTCAAGCCGCGAAAAAAGGAGGCAGACCATGAAAATTAA